One genomic window of Cannabis sativa cultivar Pink pepper isolate KNU-18-1 chromosome 2, ASM2916894v1, whole genome shotgun sequence includes the following:
- the LOC115720056 gene encoding psbP domain-containing protein 7, chloroplastic encodes MDSLLHFTVAMKDLRVTNDGTEFIYPATWVGDQRLLYRAAERKELERSLGLDPPSLNTSRGLSNVNEPVVAFGPPGTTGELNVSVIVSPVSLDFKIEAFGRPNEVGETIVRTITGSGKRPEVKGTSVKSNLREDSLRNIAYYELEFRVESPSFRRHNVAVCCVRNGRLFTLNAQAPESAWPEVKLEFQRIAQSF; translated from the exons ATGGATTCATTGCTTCATTTCACGGTAGCAATGAAGGATTTG CGAGTAACGAACGACGGGACAGAATTCATATACCCAGCAACATGGGTTGGAGATCAGAGACTGTTATACAGAGCAGCAGAGAGAAAAGAGTTGGAAAGATCACTTGGTCTTGATCCTCCTTCATTGAATACCAGTCGAGGACTTAGCAATGTTAATGAGCCTGTTGTTGCATTTGGGCCTCCTGGTACCACCGGCGAGCTTAATGTTAGCGTTATTGTTTCACCAGTTTCTCTTGATTTCAA AATTGAGGCATTTGGAAGACCGAATGAGGTTGGAGAAACTATAGTTAGAACCATCACAGGATCTGGTAAACGACCTGAAGTGAAAGGAACTTCGGTAAAGTCGAATTTGAGAGAGGATTCGTTAAGAAATATAGCTTACTATGAGCTGGAATTCAGGGTCGAGAGTCCTTCGTTTCGCAGGCATAATGTTGCGGTTTGTTGTGTTCGGAATGGTAGATTGTTTACTCTGAATGCTCAGGCACCGGAATCTGCTTGGCCGGAAGTGAAGTTAGAATTTCAGAGAATTGCTCAATCCTTTTAG